In the Hordeum vulgare subsp. vulgare chromosome 7H, MorexV3_pseudomolecules_assembly, whole genome shotgun sequence genome, one interval contains:
- the LOC123411501 gene encoding berberine bridge enzyme-like Cyn d 4: MGTLRGRGRGVALAFLASFVWVAAVPSISMASSDDFLQCVRDKIPGELVYTQCSSKFDGVLVNYIKNAKFVNATAKPLCIVTPTDASHVQAAIRCGRGHGVRLRVRSGGHDYEGLSYRSARQEVFGLLDLAALRAISVDEAASTAWVDSGATIGELYYAVAKNNPRLAFPSGECPNIGVGGHFSGGGIGMMMRKYGLSIDRVVDAKLVNANGDLLDRSGMGDDLFWAIRGGGGGNFGVVLSWKVQLVPVPATVTVFNIAKTLEQGAIDILTKWQDVAPALPSDLTITVMVTGQQAVFRALYLGECASLASTMRDRFPELNMTSADCQPMTWLQSAALSFFSFTNSKPVEDVLLPRPASPSTFSKGKSDYVRRAIPKAVWKEVYASWFTMKGAGVIVLEPHGGFMCGVPDDATPYPHRRGVLYVIQYIAFWMSADGGPAATSWLDGFYGFMAHHVTKHPREAYVNFRDLDIGQNALEDDFGVGAAENARFWGQRYFLNNYEKLAKVKAAVDPTNYFRNEQSIPPMAAQPRE, encoded by the coding sequence ATGGGTACGCTGAGAGGCAGAGGCAGAGGCGTGGCGCTGGCGTTTCTCGCGAGCTTCGTCTGGGTGGCCGCGGTCCCTTCCATTTCCATGGCATCCTCCGACGACTTCCTCCAGTGCGTGAGGGACAAGATCCCCGGCGAGCTGGTGTACACGCAGTGCTCCAGCAAATTCGACGGCGTGCTTGTCAACTACATCAAGAACGCCAAGTTCGTCAACGCCACGGCCAAGCCGCTCTGCATCGTGACGCCCACCGACGCGTCGCACGTGCAGGCCGCCATCCGGTGCGGCCGTGGCCACGGCGTGCGCCTCCGCGTGCGCAGCGGCGGCCACGACTACGAGGGCCTCTCCTACCGGTCAGCGCGGCAGGAGGTGTTCGGCCTGCTCGACCTCGCGGCCCTCCGGGCCATCAGCGTCGACGAGGCGGCGTCCACGGCGTGGGTCGACTCCGGTGCCACCATCGGGGAGCTCTACTACGCCGTCGCCAAGAACAACCCCCGCCTCGCGTTCCCGTCCGGCGAGTGCCCCAACATCGGCGTGGGCGGCCACTTCAGCGGCGGCGGCATCGGCATGATGATGCGCAAGTATGGGCTCTCCATCGACAGGGTGGTGGACGCCAAGCTGGTGAACGCCAACGGGGACCTCCTCGACAGATCCGGCATGGGGGACGACCTCTTCTGGGCCatccgtggcggcggcggcggcaacttCGGCGTCGTGCTCTCGTGGAAGGTGCAGCTCGTGCCGGTCCCGGCCACGGTGACGGTGTTCAACATCGCCAAGACGCTGGAGCAGGGCGCCATCGACATCCTGACCAAATGGCAGGACGTGGCGCCGGCGCTCCCCAGCGACCTCACGATAACGGTGATGGTGACGGGGCAGCAGGCCGTGTTCCGGGCCCTGTACCTCGGCGAGTGCGCCTCGCTGGCGTCGACGATGCGCGACCGCTTCCCGGAGCTCAACATGACGAGCGCCGACTGCCAGCCCATGACCTGGCTGCAGTCCGCGGCGCTGTCCTTCTTCAGCTTCACCAACAGCAAGCCGGTGGAGGACGTGCTCCTGCCGAGGCCGGCCAGCCCGAGCACCTTCAGCAAGGGCAAGTCGGACTACGTCCGGCGCGCCATCCCCAAGGCGGTGTGGAAGGAGGTCTACGCCAGCTGGTTCACGATGAAGGGCGCCGGGGTGATCGTGCTGGAGCCCCACGGCGGGTTCATGTGCGGCGTGCCCGATGACGCCACCCCGTACCCGCACCGGAGGGGGGTGCTGTACGTGATCCAGTACATCGCGTTCTGGATGAGCGCCGACGGCGGGCCGGCGGCGACGAGCTGGCTGGACGGTTTCTACGGGTTCATGGCGCACCACGTGACCAAGCACCCGAGGGAGGCGTACGTCAACTTCCGGGACCTGGACATCGGGCAGAACGCGCTGGAGGACGACTTCGGGGTCGGCGCCGCCGAGAACGCCAGGTTCTGGGGCCAGCGCTACTTCCTCAACAACTACGAGAAGCTCGCCAAGGTGAAGGCCGCCGTCGATCCCACCAACTACTTCAGGAACGAGCAGAGCATCCCGCCCATGGCCGCACAGCCACGCGAGTGA